One segment of Mycoplasma sp. E35C DNA contains the following:
- the pstA gene encoding phosphate ABC transporter permease PstA, protein MLDIGKIKKIKSTSFKTLSFVVAWLFALSFIGVFGFIVYQSIPGWQSYGESIFRLEFNLVEQKAGVWSPLAVTLFVTFISLLIAAPIGVNTAIFIKFRLKKKLARVFRIVINILAGIPSVVFGLFAASSLGNVIQLIFNTKTSWNLITAIIMLTFMIIPTIVAMSYNSLESVSIDLLSASIALGTTKTKSIYKIFKKEAKNGIYVSLLIGLSRAISESMALNFILTSQNYNLISNSDFAEFIQSGLKTIGAIISYNFFAENGSENLRSVLYLFGLILFIFTILINVFVLFINRSSTKKKYPWVIKVETFIANIILFVPNKIYASFAYLINLNKRSSNFFKTHKNTIRTKIYDFYRLFIEFLCVGLCLGFILWILLYTFYYGVIAIFSPDQTITSFAADSTGRATVNTLVIIFFGILISFPISLLVAIYINEYARNKRLKTIILFLIDALGSTPSILFGIFGLTFFIQTLGLAIGGASSNSMIAGILTISLVIIPSFIRMLQQALSSVPNSIREASYALGISRSETILKIILPQVTEEILSSIILTISRILAETAPLYITAGLSSSNHFSLGLWGQTLTVRIYAQLFSTSANAQNVMFEAAFMSIMLIFFFILISNLFIPYIFKNKYKISMWMDKLKKRKNKISANYEK, encoded by the coding sequence ATGTTAGATATTGGTAAGATAAAAAAAATAAAAAGCACAAGCTTTAAAACCTTATCTTTTGTTGTTGCTTGATTGTTTGCTTTAAGCTTCATAGGAGTTTTTGGTTTTATTGTTTATCAATCAATTCCTGGATGACAAAGTTATGGTGAAAGCATTTTTAGATTAGAATTCAATTTAGTTGAACAAAAAGCTGGTGTTTGAAGTCCGTTAGCAGTTACATTATTTGTTACTTTTATATCGTTATTGATTGCTGCACCAATTGGTGTAAATACTGCGATATTTATCAAATTTAGGCTTAAAAAGAAGCTTGCAAGAGTATTTAGGATAGTAATTAATATTCTTGCTGGTATTCCTTCCGTTGTTTTTGGATTATTTGCTGCTAGTTCGTTAGGAAATGTAATTCAATTAATCTTTAATACCAAAACATCATGAAATTTGATTACAGCAATAATAATGCTTACTTTCATGATTATTCCGACAATAGTGGCAATGAGCTACAATTCGTTAGAAAGTGTAAGTATTGATTTATTGTCTGCTTCTATTGCTCTGGGGACTACAAAAACTAAATCAATCTATAAAATCTTTAAAAAAGAAGCTAAAAACGGAATTTATGTTTCTTTATTAATTGGATTATCTCGTGCTATTAGTGAATCGATGGCATTAAACTTTATTCTGACATCACAAAATTACAACCTAATAAGTAATAGTGATTTTGCTGAATTTATTCAATCAGGATTAAAGACAATCGGGGCAATTATTTCTTATAACTTTTTTGCTGAAAATGGATCAGAAAATTTAAGAAGTGTTTTATATTTATTTGGCTTAATTTTATTCATTTTTACGATATTAATTAACGTTTTTGTTTTATTTATCAACAGAAGTTCTACTAAAAAGAAATACCCATGAGTAATCAAAGTTGAAACATTTATTGCGAACATAATTTTATTTGTTCCCAATAAAATTTATGCATCATTTGCTTACTTAATTAACTTAAACAAAAGATCATCTAATTTTTTTAAAACTCATAAAAACACAATAAGAACAAAAATCTACGATTTTTATCGCCTGTTTATTGAGTTTTTATGCGTTGGATTGTGCTTAGGATTCATATTATGAATTCTTTTATACACATTCTATTATGGCGTGATAGCTATTTTCAGTCCAGATCAAACAATAACTTCTTTTGCAGCAGATTCAACTGGAAGAGCAACAGTTAACACATTAGTAATCATCTTTTTTGGTATCTTAATATCATTCCCAATATCATTATTAGTTGCAATCTATATTAATGAATATGCACGAAATAAACGGTTAAAAACAATAATTTTATTCTTAATAGACGCATTGGGATCAACGCCATCAATCTTATTTGGGATTTTTGGATTAACCTTCTTTATTCAAACATTAGGATTAGCTATTGGTGGTGCTTCATCTAACTCAATGATTGCTGGAATTTTAACAATTTCATTAGTTATTATCCCTTCATTTATTAGAATGTTACAACAAGCATTATCATCAGTGCCAAACTCAATTAGAGAAGCATCGTATGCATTGGGAATATCAAGATCAGAAACAATTTTAAAAATCATCTTGCCCCAAGTAACAGAAGAGATTTTAAGCAGCATTATCTTAACAATTTCACGTATTTTAGCTGAAACTGCACCACTTTATATTACTGCTGGGCTATCTTCTTCTAACCATTTCAGTTTAGGACTATGAGGACAAACATTAACCGTAAGAATATATGCTCAATTATTCTCAACATCAGCTAATGCTCAAAATGTTATGTTTGAAGCCGCCTTTATGTCAATTATGTTGATATTCTTCTTTATATTGATAAGCAATCTGTTTATTCCTTATATCTTTAAAAACAAATATAAGATATCCATGTGGATGGATAAATTAAAGAAAAGAAAGAACAAAATTAGTGCTAATTATGAAAAATAA
- the pstB gene encoding phosphate ABC transporter ATP-binding protein PstB, translating to MKNKIDPKTKELYLKKKAEYKEKIKNLIAQKKEVIKLNDEAKLVEITAKIKRYKILYNNKDPNLIHFKEDYNFDNIFEVDNFNLWYNNGSKHALKDLNVNIKKNKVTALIGPSGCGKSTFIRSLNRMHDLTDGIIKKGSIFFLSKNIYSKTLPELELRSKVGMVFQKPTPFSLSIYENIAFALKSHGMKNKAEIDQIVKESLEGAALWDDVKDILYQSAHGLSGGQQQRLSIARAIALKPDVLLMDEPTSALDPIATNKIEILIHKLKKTYSIVIVTHSMAQAQRVSDETIFFYEGKVLEQGTTKQIFTQPKNEKTKDYINGRIG from the coding sequence ATGAAAAATAAAATAGATCCAAAAACAAAAGAATTGTATTTAAAAAAGAAAGCTGAATACAAAGAAAAAATTAAGAATTTAATTGCTCAAAAAAAAGAAGTAATTAAATTAAATGATGAAGCAAAATTAGTCGAAATTACCGCAAAAATTAAACGTTATAAGATTTTATATAACAATAAAGATCCTAATTTAATTCACTTTAAAGAAGACTATAATTTTGACAATATTTTTGAAGTAGATAATTTTAATCTTTGATACAACAATGGCTCTAAACACGCTTTAAAAGATCTTAATGTCAATATTAAGAAAAATAAAGTTACAGCACTAATTGGACCGTCTGGTTGTGGTAAATCAACATTCATTCGTTCTTTAAACCGAATGCACGATTTAACTGATGGAATAATTAAAAAAGGAAGTATCTTTTTCTTATCTAAAAACATTTATTCTAAGACATTACCTGAATTAGAATTAAGATCTAAGGTTGGAATGGTATTCCAAAAACCAACGCCTTTTTCTTTATCAATTTATGAAAATATTGCCTTTGCTTTAAAATCTCATGGAATGAAAAATAAAGCAGAAATTGATCAAATTGTTAAAGAATCCTTAGAAGGAGCTGCTTTATGGGATGATGTAAAAGACATTTTATATCAATCAGCTCACGGATTATCAGGTGGTCAACAACAACGTTTATCAATTGCTAGAGCAATTGCTTTAAAACCTGATGTTTTATTAATGGACGAACCAACTTCTGCATTAGATCCAATTGCTACAAATAAAATCGAAATCTTAATTCATAAACTTAAAAAAACATACTCAATTGTAATTGTTACCCACTCAATGGCGCAAGCACAAAGAGTTAGTGATGAAACAATCTTTTTCTATGAAGGAAAAGTATTAGAACAAGGCACAACAAAACAGATCTTTACACAACCAAAAAACGAAAAAACAAAAGATTATATCAACGGTAGAATCGGGTAA
- a CDS encoding PhoU domain-containing protein, with product MSRNYKSLKYSEQELINKFYEYIDHGIKIHEHLLLALNKYLKKENYEDILNEIFEMEKISNIKQADLLDDSTWIISKEQPQASHLRFIIAIISSSNDIERICDYANNVAKFLMKNKNISDKKLEVIIDLQQSALQNYIDVVNHLKENEAEDTYKFADIRQQEFESKYKRYLKQFRQYDLNSDDELQLNLLIDMILTIKNIERINDHLVNIIEYFVYIKESSFFFDKKL from the coding sequence ATGTCAAGAAACTATAAATCATTAAAGTATTCAGAACAAGAATTAATTAATAAATTTTACGAATATATTGATCATGGAATTAAAATCCATGAGCATTTATTATTAGCTTTAAATAAGTATTTAAAAAAAGAAAATTACGAAGATATTTTGAATGAAATCTTTGAAATGGAAAAGATTTCAAACATTAAACAAGCTGACTTATTAGATGATTCAACTTGAATAATTTCAAAAGAACAACCACAAGCATCACACCTAAGATTTATCATTGCAATCATTTCATCATCAAATGACATAGAACGTATTTGTGATTATGCTAATAATGTGGCTAAATTCTTAATGAAAAATAAGAATATATCTGATAAAAAACTAGAAGTTATTATTGATTTACAACAAAGTGCATTGCAAAACTACATTGATGTAGTTAATCATCTTAAAGAAAACGAAGCAGAAGACACTTATAAGTTTGCTGACATCAGACAACAAGAGTTTGAATCTAAATACAAAAGATATTTAAAACAATTTAGACAATATGATTTAAATTCAGATGATGAATTGCAATTAAACCTATTAATTGACATGATCTTAACAATCAAAAACATTGAAAGAATTAACGATCATTTAGTTAATATTATTGAATACTTTGTTTATATTAAAGAATCATCATTCTTTTTTGATAAAAAACTTTAA
- a CDS encoding DUF5378 family protein — protein sequence MQLGTILMIVTSLWFIAVIASSAYFKRLENKFWFWFVVGAAMFFYMFFARQIQFVIPGFNDSWENSPTGVSLRHSRLLLLDICPFFSIFGGLALMSIKDKKLVRAAAPIATFGGLITLYGELFRLANQYNTDAATAWKWIFLGDGNDQIYFMLHVMTTSVGLMLICWTTNWSWKDLGHQWMFVSSYSVYVLVCINLDLKILGNSTGLLPTDWAPGGEYQSVAKILGFKGDRYWDVVPVGITLSMVAINLLWGIRYGLQQIYRNKIQPRMKNENKNKINFKDWYKQIKYSVLTIRSGKQKSVD from the coding sequence ATGCAACTAGGTACCATTTTGATGATCGTTACAAGCCTTTGGTTTATAGCAGTCATCGCATCTTCAGCTTACTTTAAGCGACTTGAAAATAAATTTTGATTTTGATTTGTCGTTGGAGCAGCAATGTTCTTTTACATGTTTTTTGCAAGACAAATTCAATTCGTTATTCCTGGATTTAACGACTCATGAGAAAATAGCCCGACAGGAGTTTCATTAAGACATTCACGTTTATTGTTATTAGATATCTGCCCGTTCTTCTCTATTTTTGGTGGATTAGCTTTAATGAGTATTAAAGATAAAAAACTTGTTAGAGCAGCCGCTCCAATTGCTACTTTTGGCGGATTAATTACTTTATACGGTGAATTATTCAGATTAGCAAATCAATATAATACAGATGCAGCAACAGCATGAAAATGAATCTTCCTAGGTGATGGAAATGACCAAATTTACTTCATGTTGCACGTTATGACAACATCAGTTGGTTTAATGTTGATTTGTTGAACAACAAACTGAAGTTGAAAAGACTTAGGTCACCAATGAATGTTTGTAAGTTCTTATTCAGTTTATGTATTAGTTTGCATTAATTTAGACCTTAAGATTTTAGGAAACTCAACAGGATTACTCCCAACTGACTGAGCTCCTGGCGGCGAATATCAATCAGTTGCTAAGATTTTAGGATTTAAAGGTGATCGTTATTGAGATGTTGTTCCAGTTGGTATCACATTATCAATGGTGGCAATCAATTTACTTTGAGGAATTCGTTACGGATTACAACAAATCTATCGCAACAAAATTCAACCTCGAATGAAAAACGAAAACAAAAATAAAATCAATTTTAAAGATTGATACAAACAAATTAAATATTCAGTTTTAACTATAAGAAGCGGGAAACAAAAAAGTGTTGATTAG
- the rpsJ gene encoding 30S ribosomal protein S10: MKEIRIKLKSYDSRLLDQSAKKIFEIVKETGSKLSGPIPLPTKKEVFTIIRSPHVDKASREQFERRTHKRLIIIKDLKDETIQKLKRFVIPSGVELRIYL, encoded by the coding sequence ATGAAAGAAATAAGAATTAAACTAAAATCTTATGACAGCAGATTGTTAGACCAATCAGCTAAAAAGATTTTTGAAATCGTAAAAGAAACAGGATCAAAACTTTCTGGTCCAATCCCATTACCAACTAAAAAAGAAGTATTTACAATTATTCGTTCTCCACACGTTGATAAAGCTTCAAGAGAACAATTCGAAAGAAGAACTCACAAGCGTTTAATCATCATTAAAGATCTTAAGGACGAGACAATTCAAAAACTAAAACGTTTTGTAATTCCTTCTGGTGTTGAACTACGTATTTATTTATAA
- the rplC gene encoding 50S ribosomal protein L3: MKGIFGTKVGMTQVFEENGRLIPVTVVKVEPNQVISVKTKEKDGYDAIQLGFNETHEKNLNKPQLGQFKKANTNNYKYLEEIRGMVGHNVGDLLKVEDLFQQGQVVDVQAKTKGRGFTGAIKRWNFKIGSKGHGAGYPHRFQGSVQAGRGGSQAQRVMKGKKMSGHYGHELVTIQNLSIVGFLPEVNSVMISGAIPGPNNAKVRISTSKKNPNKVISYKLLMNKAASKPAAEQTQE; encoded by the coding sequence ATGAAAGGAATATTCGGAACTAAAGTTGGAATGACTCAGGTGTTCGAAGAAAATGGACGTCTGATTCCTGTTACTGTAGTAAAGGTTGAACCTAACCAAGTAATTAGCGTTAAAACAAAAGAAAAAGATGGATATGACGCAATCCAACTTGGATTTAATGAAACTCACGAAAAGAACCTAAACAAACCACAATTAGGTCAATTCAAAAAAGCCAACACAAATAATTACAAATACCTAGAAGAAATTCGCGGCATGGTTGGACACAATGTTGGAGACTTACTAAAAGTTGAAGACTTATTCCAACAAGGTCAAGTAGTTGATGTTCAAGCAAAAACTAAAGGTCGTGGATTTACTGGTGCTATTAAGCGTTGAAACTTCAAGATCGGTTCTAAGGGACACGGTGCTGGATACCCACACAGATTCCAAGGTTCAGTTCAAGCTGGTCGTGGGGGGTCACAAGCACAAAGAGTTATGAAAGGTAAAAAGATGTCAGGGCACTACGGTCATGAACTTGTTACAATTCAAAACTTATCAATCGTTGGTTTCTTACCAGAAGTAAATTCAGTAATGATCTCAGGAGCAATCCCAGGTCCAAACAATGCAAAAGTAAGAATCTCAACTTCAAAGAAAAACCCAAACAAAGTTATTTCTTACAAATTATTAATGAACAAAGCTGCTAGCAAACCAGCTGCAGAACAAACACAAGAATAA
- the rplD gene encoding 50S ribosomal protein L4, whose amino-acid sequence MSKIKLFDLSGNVQEEIDLNQKLLVSEVHKQAIFDAILAENLSQIQGTHSTLKKGEVSGGGKKPYQQKHTGRARQGSIRNPHYVGGGIAFGPKPTRNYKIKVNKKVSSLAFKSAITSKVNNQELLGLVDAIKQDKPSTKAISALLKKLNLNKKVLIVAFEKNENLEKSSANLPNVSYKLWNQVSVRDLINANCVLAQKSAINNWVERLN is encoded by the coding sequence ATGTCTAAAATAAAATTATTCGATTTATCTGGTAATGTACAAGAAGAAATCGATCTAAATCAAAAACTTCTTGTCAGCGAAGTGCACAAGCAAGCAATCTTTGATGCAATCTTAGCTGAAAACTTATCACAAATCCAAGGAACCCACTCAACTCTTAAAAAAGGTGAAGTAAGTGGGGGTGGTAAAAAACCTTACCAACAAAAACACACTGGTCGTGCTAGACAAGGTTCGATTCGTAACCCTCACTATGTAGGTGGTGGTATTGCGTTTGGTCCTAAACCAACTAGAAACTACAAAATCAAAGTTAATAAAAAAGTAAGTTCATTAGCTTTCAAATCAGCTATTACTTCAAAAGTTAATAACCAAGAATTATTAGGTCTAGTTGATGCTATCAAGCAAGACAAACCAAGTACAAAAGCAATTTCAGCTTTATTAAAGAAATTAAACCTTAACAAAAAAGTATTAATCGTTGCTTTTGAAAAGAACGAAAACCTTGAAAAATCAAGTGCTAACTTACCAAATGTTTCATACAAATTATGAAACCAAGTATCAGTAAGAGATTTAATTAACGCAAATTGCGTATTAGCACAGAAAAGCGCAATTAACAATTGAGTTGAAAGGCTGAACTAA
- a CDS encoding 50S ribosomal protein L23 yields MQITDVLIKPVLTEKTYNDLMSEPKKYTFLVNPKANKHYIKQAFQAIYGVTPTAVNTKTKKPARIRTGTQKPGYSRLEKIAIITVPFGVEVAITGEKQETKEEAKK; encoded by the coding sequence ATGCAAATTACAGACGTACTTATTAAACCAGTGCTTACTGAAAAGACTTACAATGACTTAATGTCAGAACCTAAGAAATACACTTTTCTAGTAAATCCAAAAGCTAACAAACATTACATTAAACAAGCTTTTCAAGCGATCTATGGAGTAACTCCAACTGCTGTTAATACAAAAACTAAAAAACCAGCAAGAATTCGCACAGGAACACAAAAACCAGGTTATTCACGTTTAGAAAAAATTGCTATCATCACAGTTCCATTTGGAGTTGAAGTGGCAATCACTGGTGAGAAACAAGAAACCAAAGAAGAAGCTAAAAAATAA
- the rplB gene encoding 50S ribosomal protein L2: protein MPIKKITNRSNSGIHHKIAIDYKKVLTTDSPLKSLIAKKKKNSGRNNQGKITVRHRGGGSKRKYRIIDFKRNLHDNKIGTIKSIEYDPNRSAFISLVAYENGYKSYILAPDGIKVGDKIVSSSEAVDIKIGNCMPLEFIPEGSMVHNIEMTPKKGGQIARSAGTYAQILGNDETGKYIILKLSSGETRKFLKNCRAVVGIVSNQDHNLVLLGKAGTSRHKGIRPTVRGSAMNPNDHPHGGGEGRSPVGRDAPRTPWGKRHMGVKTRNNKKSSTNLIIRRRNSK, encoded by the coding sequence ATGCCGATTAAAAAAATAACAAACAGATCAAACAGTGGGATTCACCACAAGATCGCAATTGACTATAAAAAAGTCTTAACTACTGATTCTCCTCTAAAATCTTTAATCGCTAAGAAAAAGAAAAATTCAGGAAGAAACAACCAAGGTAAAATTACTGTAAGACACCGAGGTGGTGGTTCTAAAAGAAAATACAGAATTATTGATTTTAAGAGAAACCTACACGATAACAAAATCGGAACAATTAAATCAATTGAATACGATCCAAACAGAAGTGCTTTCATTTCATTAGTAGCATACGAAAACGGATATAAATCTTATATCCTAGCTCCTGATGGTATTAAAGTTGGTGATAAGATCGTTTCATCTTCAGAAGCTGTTGATATCAAGATTGGTAACTGTATGCCTCTTGAATTCATTCCTGAAGGTTCAATGGTTCACAACATCGAAATGACACCTAAAAAAGGTGGTCAAATTGCTAGAAGTGCTGGAACTTACGCACAAATCTTAGGTAATGATGAAACTGGTAAATACATCATTCTTAAATTATCATCTGGTGAAACTAGAAAATTCTTAAAGAATTGTCGTGCTGTTGTTGGTATCGTTTCAAACCAAGATCACAACCTTGTATTACTAGGTAAAGCAGGTACTAGCAGACACAAAGGGATTAGACCGACAGTTCGTGGTTCTGCCATGAACCCTAACGATCACCCTCACGGTGGTGGTGAAGGTCGTAGCCCAGTTGGTCGTGATGCTCCAAGAACTCCATGAGGTAAAAGACACATGGGTGTTAAGACCAGAAACAATAAGAAATCATCTACAAATTTAATTATTCGTAGAAGAAACTCAAAATAG
- the rpsS gene encoding 30S ribosomal protein S19, translated as MSRSSKKGAYVEASLLKKVTEMNAQQKKKIIKTWSRRSTIFPDFVGHTFAVHNGKKFINVYVTEDMVGHKLGEFSPTRTFKGHSSNR; from the coding sequence ATGTCACGTAGTTCTAAAAAGGGTGCGTATGTTGAAGCTAGCTTACTAAAAAAAGTAACTGAAATGAACGCACAACAAAAAAAGAAAATTATTAAAACTTGATCTAGAAGAAGTACGATTTTCCCTGATTTTGTCGGTCATACTTTTGCAGTTCATAATGGTAAAAAATTCATCAATGTTTATGTAACTGAAGATATGGTAGGTCATAAGTTAGGTGAATTCTCTCCAACAAGAACATTTAAAGGACACAGTTCTAACAGATAG
- the rpsC gene encoding 30S ribosomal protein S3, whose product MGQKVNSNGLRFGINKNWQSRWVAKTNQQTGDWIVQDEKVRNYLFQKYHNAYISNIEIERTQTSIRVFIYASQPGIVLGKEAANIKTIVLAINKIVGRKIKVDVDVLEVGNPALSAKVVARELADAIQNRTPLRTAMRQALKRVLKSGGKGIKVLVSGRLNGVEIARDKMYIEGNMPLSTLRSDIDYALEEAHMSYGVIGVKVWINRGEIFGKDFYKKQIHIIKPKGSDFDHKRRHFNKSRDQKHKQQKPQQNQPAKE is encoded by the coding sequence ATGGGTCAAAAAGTAAACTCAAACGGTCTTAGATTTGGGATTAATAAGAACTGACAATCTCGTTGAGTAGCTAAAACAAACCAACAAACAGGTGATTGAATTGTTCAAGATGAAAAAGTAAGAAATTACTTATTCCAAAAATACCACAATGCTTACATTTCTAACATTGAAATTGAAAGAACACAAACTTCAATTCGTGTATTCATCTATGCTTCTCAACCAGGTATTGTTTTAGGTAAAGAAGCTGCTAACATCAAAACCATCGTATTAGCAATTAATAAAATTGTTGGTCGTAAGATTAAAGTTGATGTTGATGTGCTTGAAGTTGGTAACCCAGCATTAAGTGCGAAAGTAGTAGCTAGAGAACTAGCTGATGCTATCCAAAACAGAACACCATTAAGAACTGCAATGCGTCAAGCACTTAAACGTGTTCTTAAATCTGGTGGTAAAGGAATTAAAGTATTAGTTTCAGGGCGATTAAACGGGGTTGAAATTGCTCGTGACAAAATGTACATCGAAGGAAACATGCCACTATCTACTTTAAGAAGTGATATTGACTACGCACTAGAAGAAGCTCACATGTCTTATGGTGTAATCGGTGTTAAGGTGTGAATTAACCGTGGTGAAATCTTTGGAAAAGATTTCTACAAAAAACAAATCCACATCATTAAACCAAAAGGTAGTGATTTTGATCACAAGAGAAGACACTTTAACAAATCAAGAGATCAAAAACACAAACAACAAAAACCTCAACAAAACCAACCCGCTAAGGAGTAA
- the rplP gene encoding 50S ribosomal protein L16 — protein MLQPKRTKYRKPHNVSYEGKAKGNSYVAFGEYGIMATSGAWIDSRQIESARIAISKHLGKTGKMWIRIFPHMSKTKKPLEVRMGSGKGNPEFWVAVVKQGTVMFEVANLPVAQMKEALTRAGHKLGVTWKIVAREGVQ, from the coding sequence ATGTTACAACCGAAACGTACTAAATACAGAAAGCCTCATAATGTAAGTTATGAAGGAAAAGCTAAAGGTAATTCTTATGTTGCTTTTGGTGAATACGGAATCATGGCGACTAGTGGTGCTTGAATTGATTCACGTCAAATTGAAAGTGCTCGTATCGCGATTTCAAAACACCTTGGTAAAACTGGTAAGATGTGAATTAGAATCTTCCCACACATGTCTAAAACCAAAAAACCATTAGAGGTGAGAATGGGTTCAGGGAAAGGTAACCCAGAATTCTGAGTGGCTGTTGTCAAACAAGGAACTGTTATGTTTGAAGTAGCTAACCTACCAGTAGCACAAATGAAAGAAGCTTTAACAAGAGCTGGTCATAAATTAGGTGTTACATGAAAAATTGTTGCTAGAGAAGGGGTTCAATAA
- the rpmC gene encoding 50S ribosomal protein L29 encodes MNKELRAKTNEELIQLVTQLKGRLLEYRFKLAQGELDKTHIIKETRQTLARVLTILTERDVKVNINAMVSSFVKEKNKQNEIKESLKKLKELKTQKAKQNKEKRLANAEKVKAAPKPEPKAKKVRATKKAEAVTKNTPKDKKQIKAKSKKKG; translated from the coding sequence ATGAACAAAGAACTTAGAGCAAAAACCAACGAAGAACTAATTCAATTAGTAACTCAACTTAAAGGTCGTTTATTAGAGTACCGCTTTAAATTAGCTCAAGGTGAATTAGATAAAACTCACATCATTAAAGAAACAAGACAAACATTAGCACGTGTGCTAACAATCTTAACTGAGCGTGATGTTAAAGTTAATATTAATGCGATGGTTTCAAGTTTTGTTAAAGAAAAAAACAAACAAAATGAAATCAAAGAATCATTAAAGAAACTTAAAGAACTAAAAACCCAAAAAGCTAAGCAAAACAAAGAAAAACGTTTAGCTAATGCTGAAAAAGTTAAAGCTGCTCCAAAACCAGAACCAAAAGCTAAGAAAGTAAGAGCAACTAAAAAAGCTGAAGCAGTAACTAAAAACACACCAAAAGATAAAAAACAAATTAAAGCTAAATCAAAGAAAAAAGGATAG
- the rpsQ gene encoding 30S ribosomal protein S17, with protein MRNSRKVLMGVVVSDKMQKTATVKVESKNQHPLYHKLVISHKKYHVHNDGENVAKVGDKVLIMETRPLSATKRWRISKILERAK; from the coding sequence ATGCGTAATTCAAGAAAAGTCTTAATGGGTGTAGTTGTAAGTGATAAAATGCAAAAAACTGCAACAGTAAAGGTTGAATCAAAAAATCAACACCCACTTTATCACAAGTTAGTGATTTCACACAAAAAATACCACGTTCATAACGATGGTGAAAATGTAGCCAAAGTTGGTGATAAAGTTTTAATTATGGAAACTCGTCCTTTATCAGCAACAAAACGTTGAAGAATTTCAAAAATTCTAGAACGTGCTAAATAG
- the rplN gene encoding 50S ribosomal protein L14, giving the protein MIQFMTRLNVADNTGAREVGVIKVLNGSKRRYASVGDIVVVSVKDAIPSGTVKKGQVLFAVIVRTKKGAQRKDGTHLSFDDNACVIIKNREDFTPRGTRIFGPVARELREKGFNRIVSLASEVL; this is encoded by the coding sequence ATGATTCAATTTATGACAAGACTAAACGTGGCTGATAATACCGGTGCACGCGAAGTTGGAGTAATTAAAGTTTTAAATGGTTCTAAAAGAAGATACGCTTCTGTTGGCGACATTGTAGTAGTTTCAGTTAAAGACGCAATTCCATCAGGTACAGTAAAAAAAGGTCAAGTTTTATTTGCTGTAATTGTTAGAACTAAAAAAGGTGCTCAAAGAAAAGACGGAACTCACCTTTCATTTGATGATAATGCTTGTGTGATCATCAAAAACCGTGAGGATTTCACCCCAAGAGGAACTCGGATTTTTGGTCCAGTAGCACGTGAATTACGTGAAAAAGGTTTCAACCGTATCGTTTCTTTAGCGAGTGAAGTTTTATAG
- the rplX gene encoding 50S ribosomal protein L24, producing MQRIKKGDKVVVIAGKHKQKSGIVLQVFIKEQRAIVEGINMVKRHAKQDAQNQKGGIIEKEAPIHLSNLALLDLKAKEVKATKVKYGIDPKTNRKVRLSRKTNNLVGGQ from the coding sequence ATGCAAAGAATCAAAAAAGGTGATAAGGTTGTTGTAATTGCTGGTAAGCACAAACAAAAATCAGGAATTGTCTTACAAGTATTTATTAAAGAACAACGTGCAATTGTTGAAGGTATCAACATGGTAAAACGCCATGCTAAACAAGATGCTCAAAACCAAAAAGGTGGAATTATTGAAAAAGAAGCACCAATCCACTTATCTAACTTGGCTTTATTAGACCTTAAAGCTAAAGAAGTTAAAGCAACTAAAGTTAAGTATGGAATCGATCCAAAAACAAATAGAAAAGTTCGATTATCTCGTAAAACAAATAATCTTGTAGGTGGTCAATAA